The proteins below are encoded in one region of Telopea speciosissima isolate NSW1024214 ecotype Mountain lineage chromosome 10, Tspe_v1, whole genome shotgun sequence:
- the LOC122641466 gene encoding pumilio homolog 5-like, translating into MGGETEQDIYEMEMLLHEIPNATSVNPYSEESGHPNSSANFEINPLEEGDMKSPPPTTFTNFCNASLADNQGSNAAFCAGLSFERPNATCVNSSQGSADECLQANGIMDGGKLTAEKGDRQSPVKNIDRLYPNLPHDQSLTSSFAELSFKDGVPLESPSLQNVNYKTLQNCTFVLEGQYPNCLQKPFSSGMNMVTTTSNGVNKLSAEMNGQGSMKFLKLNVQELEKQKPGSYQPLENLSDDLGEQLLRLPMYSASMPLSQGMHAFQVLSSPAPGVEFPVMPYQQQYFMDTQSPVPYLQPQETGRSPLSWRHMEEERYCRMHQQNLYLQQLRNQGSEAQLSMQANVNSILGPMTRNLRQPYFEMPISHPLEQSNRDAFWNNAATSRGFNSSDLTPISNGVCHQCTQGFCGRGDSCPFAHGQKQTSASGLGRNSPALAAKDIEAVPVMDKVGKHSFPEKILTRSHGLNSIRAIKPGSDGGHKSLNYGNANGRTLSNGHFHHHHPSILNAGSFLLDGQNSQGSSPDTADISNNNLMSPSQRYNSMDDDVTGRIFLMAKDQHGCRFLQKKFAEGTAEDVEKIFVEIIGHIVELMTDPFGNYLVQKLLEVCDDDQRMQIIHAITRKPGDLVRISCDMHGTRAVQKVIETLTTPEQFSMIVSSLKSGIVPLIKDMNGNHVAQRCLQYLMPEYSEFLFKAAISHCAELATDRHGCCVLQKCLGLSDGEHKRRLISEITSNALILTQDPFGNYVVQFVFELQIPWATIDVLDQLEGNYGYLSMQKYSSNVVEKCLKYAGEEHRPRIIKELINNSRLDQILLDPYGNYVIQAALNHSKGALHAALVEAIKPFVPELQTSPYGKKVLSSNSLKK; encoded by the exons ATGGGAGGAGAGACTGAGCAGGACATTTACGAAATGGAGATGCTTCTGCATGAGATCCCAAATGCGACTTCTGTAAATCCATATTCTGAGGAATCCGGGCATCCCAATTCTTCTGCGAACTTCGAAATAAACCCTTTGGAAGAGGGAGACATGAAATCTCCTCCTCCTACAACTTTTACTAACTTCTGCAATGCTTCCCTGGCAGATAACCAAGGCAGTAATGCTGCTTTCTGTGCTGGATTGTCTTTTGAAAGACCCAATGCCACATGTGTGAATTCCTCTCAAGGTTCAGCTGATGAATGTCTTCAGGCCAATGGAATTATGGATGGAGGAAAATTAACTGCAGAGAAGGGCGACCGTCAGTCACCTGTCAAGAATATTGATCGGTTGTACCCGAATCTTCCACATGACCAATCCTTGACATCTTCATTTGCAGAATTGAGCTTTAAAGATGGAGTGCCATTGGAATCACCAAGTCTTCAGAATGTTAACTATAAAACACTACAAAATTGCACCTTTGTACTTGAGGGGCAGTATCCAAACTGCCTACAGAAACCTTTTTCAAGT GGCATGAATATGGTGACTACCACTTCAAATGGGGTCAATAAGTTAAGTGCAGAGATGAATGGCCAGGGAAGCATGAAGTTTCTAAAACTTAATGTTCAGGAACTAGAGAAACAGAAACCTGGTTCTTACCAGCCACTTGAGAATTTATCAGATGACCTTGGGGAGCAATTACTGAGGCTTCCAATGTACTCTGCATCTATGCCATTATCTCAAGGAATGCACGCCTTTCAGGTTCTATCTAGTCCTGCTCCTGGAGTCGAATTCCCAGTGATGCCGTATCAGCAGCAGTATTTCATGGATACACAATCGCCTGTTCCTTACCTGCAGCCACAGGAAACGGGCCGCTCCCCTCTCAGTTGGCGGCATATGGAAGAAGAGAGGTATTGTAGGATGCATCAACAAAACCTCTATTTGCAGCAGCTTCGGAATCAGGGATCAGAGGCTCAACTTTCAATGCaagcaaatgtgaattcaatACTTGGGCCTATGACTAGGAACCTGAGGCAGCCTTATTTTGAAATGCCCATCTCCCACCCACTTGAACAATCCAATCGAGATGCCTTTTGGAACAATGCTGCAACTAGTAGGGGATTTAATTCATCAGATCTAACTCCTATTAGCAATGGTGTATGCCATCAGTGCACTCAGGGGTTTTGTGGGAGGGGTGATAGCTGTCCATTTGCACATGGCCAGAAACAGACATCTGCAAGCGGTTTGGGACGTAATTCTCCTGCTCTTGCTGCCAAAGATATTGAAGCAGTCCCAGTTATGGACAAAGTGGGGAAACATAGTTTTCCTGAGAAGATTCTAACAAGATCACATGGCTTGAATTCAATAAGAGCTATCAAGCCAGGATCTGATGGAGGACATAAATCTTTGAACTATGGTAATGCCAATGGGAGGACCCTCTCAAATGGTcatttccaccaccaccacccatccATTCTAAATGCGGGATCCTTCCTTCTTGATGGCCAGAACTCACAAGGTTCATCCCCTGATACCGCAGACATCAGTAATAATAATCTGATGTCACCATCTCAAAGATATAATTCCATGGATGACGACGTTACAGGTCGAATATTCCTTATGGCAAAGGATCAACATGGTTGCCGcttcttgcaaaagaaattTGCTGAGGGTACTGCAGAAGATGTTGAGAAAATTTTTGTTGAGATAATTGGCCACATTGTTGAACTCATGACAGATCCTTTTGGAAACTACCTAGTCCAGAAGCTACTCGAAGTGTGTGATGATGACCAGAGAATGCAGATCATTCATGCAATTACAAGAAAACCTGGTGACCTTGTTAGAATTTCATGTGACATGCATGG GACTCGAGCTGTACAGAAGGTTATTGAGACCCTTACAACTCCTGAGCAGTTTTCAATGATTGTTTCCTCTCTGAAGTCTGGTATTGTGCCTTTGATAAAAGATATGAATGGTAATCATGTTGCACAGCGCTGCTTACAGTACTTAATGCCTGAATATAGTGAG TTTCTCTTTAAAGCTGCAATCTCGCACTGTGCTGAGCTTGCAACAGACCGCCATGGGTGCTGTGTGCTTCAAAAGTGCCTTGGCCTTTCTGATGGTGAACATAAACGGCGTTTGATCTCCGAGATCACTTCTAATGCTCTTATCCTCACCCAAGATCCATTTGG GAATTATGTGGTACAGTTTGTATTTGAACTTCAGATTCCTTGGGCCACCATTGATGTTCTTGACCAACTGGAGGGTAACTATGGATACCTCTCTATGCAGAAATATAGCAGCAATGTGGTTGAGAAGTGCCTGAAATACGCTGGAGAAGAGCATCGCCCTCGTATCATTAAGGAACTGATAAATAACTCACGATTAGATCAAATCTTGCTGGACCCTTATGGCAATTATGTTATTCAAGCTGCACTTAATCATTCTAAG GGAGCTCTTCATGCTGCCTTGGTAGAAGCTATCAAGCCCTTTGTTCCGGAGCTACAGACAAGTCCATACGGAAAGAAAGTCCTCTCAAGCAACAGCCTGAAGAAGTAA
- the LOC122641955 gene encoding casein kinase 1-like protein HD16, producing MPELRSGARQARLRSKRLDDLQPSPQPLDQAQNWVPPAQNRTGRRVGAGRGRGCNATAVAKGPSAATPARPAAAGRGRGIKLIELDPEIPCEVFPEAAAVGAAEPAFKRAEGVADKELFMEGGSAEKLMGVEEEASTAPVPERVQVGNSPMYKIERKLGKGGFGQVYVGRRMNGGTERTGPDAVEVALKFEHRSSKGCNYGPPYEWQVYNTLNGCYGIPGVHYKGRQGDYYILVMDMLGPSLWDVWNSVGQSMSPNMVACIAVESISILEKLHLKGFVHGDVKPENFLLGQPGSADEKKLFLIDLGLASRWKDASSGQHVDYDQRPDIFRGTIRYASVHAHLGRTGSRRDDLESLAYTLIFLIKGRLPWQGYQGDNKSFLVCKKKMATSPELLCCFCPAPFKQFLEVVTNMKFDEEPNYAKLISLFESLIEPCTLRPIRIDGALKVGQKRGRLLVNLEEDEQPKKKVRLGSPATQWISVYNARRPMKQRYHYNVADSRLRQHVEKGNEDGLYISCVASAANLWALIMDAGTGFCSQVYELSAVFLHKDWIMEQWEKNYYISSIAGAANGSSLVVMSKGTPYTQQSYKVSESFPFKWINKKWKEGFHVTSMTTAGSRWGVVMSRNSGYSDQVVELDFLYPSEGIHRRWESGYRITSTAATPDQAAFILSIPKRKVVDETQETLRTSAFPSTHVKEKWSKNLYIASICNGRTVC from the exons ATGCCAGAGCTGCGAAGTGGAGCCCGGCAAGCTCGGTTAAGGTCCAAGCGGCTTGATGATCTTCAGCCTTCTCCCCAACCCCTTGATCAAGCACAAAATTGGGTGCCGCCTGCTCAAAATAGAACTGGAAGGAGAGTTGGTGCTGGAAGAGGAAGGGGTTGCAATGCCACAGCAGTAGCAAAAGGACCTTCTGCAGCAACACCAGCTAGGCCAGCTGCTGCTGGTCGAGGGAGGGGTATCAAGCTGATAGAGTTAGACCCAGAGATTCCTTGTGAGGTTTTTCCAGAAGCTGCAGCTGTTGGAGCAGCCGAACCAGCTTTCAAGAGGGCAGAGGGGGTGGCAGACAAAGAATTATTTATGGAGGGTGGAAGTGCCGAGAAACTGATGGGAGTTGAGGAGGAGGCAAGCACAGCTCCAGTCCCTGAGAGG GTACAAGTAGGTAATTCCCCCATGTATAAAATAGAAAGGAAGTTGGGTAAAGGTGGTTTTGGTCAAGTCTATGTTGGAAGAAGGATGAATGGTGGAACAGAACGAACAGGACCAGATGCTGTGGAG GTGGCTTTGAAATTTGAGCACCGTAGCAGTAAAGGTTGCAATTATGGCCCACCCTATGAGTGGCAAGTTTACAA CACCCTGAATGGGTGTTATGGAATACCCGGGGTTCACTACAAGGGTCGCCAAGGAGACTACTACATTCTA GTGATGGACATGCTTGGCCCCAGTCTTTGGGATGTTTGGAATTCTGTAGGCCAGTC GATGTCACCCAATATGGTGGCATGCATTGCTGTGGAATCGATATCAATTCTTGAAAAGCTTCACTTGAAGGG GTTCGTGCATGGGGATGTGAAGCCAGAAAATTTCTTGCTTGGTCAACCAGGGTCTGCCGATGAAAAGAAGCTCTTTCTTATCGATCTTGGTTTGG CATCTAGATGGAAGGACGCATCATCGGGTCAACACGTTGACTATGACCAGAGGCCTGACATCTTCAG GGGAACAATTAGATATGCTAGTGTACATGCACATTTAGGTCGGACAGGGAGCAGAAGGGATGACCTTGAATCACTTGCTTATACGTTGATATTTCTAATCAAAGGAAGGTTACCATGGCAGGGCTATCAG GGAGACAATAAGAGTTTCCTTGTTTGCAAGAAAAAGATGGCCACTTCTCCTGAGCTTCTGTGTTGCTTTTGTCCTGCTCCATTCAAACAGTTCCTTGAGGTTGTGACAAATATGAAGTTTGATGAGGAACCAAATTATGCTAAGcttatttctctttttgaaaGCCTGATAGAACCGTGCACCTTGAGGCCAATTAGAATTGATGGAGCTTTAAAG GTTGGCCAGAAGCGTGGAAGATTGCTTGTAAATCTGGAAGAAGATGAGCAACCTAAGAAGAAAGTGCGATTAGGAAGTCCAGCTACCCAGTGGATTTCAGTTTACAATGCAAGACGACCCATGAAACAAAG ATATCACTACAATGTGGCAGATTCAAGGCTTCGTCAACATGTAGAGAAGGGTAATGAGGATGGGTTATACATCAGTTGTGTGGCATCTGCAGCAAATCTCTGGGCCCTGATCATGGATGCTGGAACAGGTTTCTGTTCTCAGGTTTATGAATTGTCTGCCGTCTTCCTACATAAG GATTGGATAATGGAACAGTgggaaaaaaattattacatCAGTTCAATAGCTGGTGCGGCAAATGGGAGCTCATTGGTTGTTATGTCTAAAG GAACACCTTACACCCAACAGTCCTACAAAGTGAGTGAGTCTTTCCCCTTCAAGTGGATTaataagaaatggaaagaaggtttCCATGTAACCTCCATGACTACTGCCGGCAGCCGCTGGGGTGTAGTAATGTCAAGGAATTCTGGTTATTCAGACCAG GTTGTGGAACTTGATTTCTTGTACCCAAGTGAAGGAATACACCGGCGATGGGAGAGTGGTTACAGGATTACTTCCACTGCTGCCACTCCTGATCAAGCTGCCTTCATATTAAGCATACCTAAACGTAAAGTGGTGGATGAAACACAAGAAACTCTGCGTACCTCAGCCTTTCCTAGCACCCATGTAAAG